In a single window of the Campylobacter fetus subsp. testudinum 03-427 genome:
- a CDS encoding lysophospholipid acyltransferase family protein (DUF374 domain) (Pfam match to PF04028.9 DUF374), producing the protein MGKSFKDKLFIKFVELLIISIMHIIYMTCKKEFKGKSISKEPCVILFWHGKLVMLPFVFKKWWNTKNVKVMISDHKDGEMVNGVAYHFGIGTIRGSSRKGALKALLAAFRTIKEGTDVAITPDGPKGPRHSISDGCVAIPQKMNVNIVILNYEASKFWQFGSWDKMILPKPFSKITYTLSEPFSISGLSMNDAKALISSKMPN; encoded by the coding sequence ATGGGCAAATCATTTAAAGATAAGCTTTTTATCAAATTTGTCGAGTTGTTAATCATATCTATTATGCATATAATATATATGACTTGCAAAAAAGAGTTTAAAGGCAAAAGTATCTCAAAAGAGCCTTGCGTAATTCTTTTTTGGCACGGAAAGCTTGTGATGCTTCCATTTGTATTTAAAAAATGGTGGAATACTAAAAATGTAAAAGTTATGATATCAGACCATAAAGATGGAGAAATGGTAAATGGCGTTGCTTATCATTTTGGTATAGGAACTATTCGTGGAAGTTCAAGAAAAGGTGCTTTAAAGGCACTTTTAGCTGCTTTTAGAACGATAAAAGAAGGAACTGACGTTGCCATAACTCCAGATGGTCCAAAAGGTCCTAGGCATAGTATTTCAGATGGATGTGTCGCCATTCCTCAAAAGATGAATGTAAATATCGTAATTCTCAATTACGAAGCTAGTAAATTTTGGCAGTTTGGTAGTTGGGATAAGATGATTTTACCAAAACCATTTAGCAAAATAACCTATACCCTAAGTGAGCCATTTAGCATATCAGGGCTTAGTATGAACGATGCTAAAGCACTCATATCAAGCAAAATGCCTAACTGA
- the miaB gene encoding isopentenyl-adenosine A37 tRNA methylthiolase (Pfam matches to PF04055.17 Radical_SAM, and to PF00919.16 UPF0004, and to PF01938.16 TRAM) produces MSVKKKLFIETLGCAMNVRDSEHIIAELSQKENYEVTSIIEDADLILINTCSVREKPVHKLFSEVGTYEKAKKKGAKIGVCGCTASHLGSEVFKRAPYVDFVLGARNISKITTALHTPKFVSVDINHDESEYAFGDFRSSPYKSFVNIMIGCDKKCTYCIVPQTRGDEISIPKDIILKEVKKAASSGAKEIFLLGQNVNNYGKRFSGVHEKIDFSDLLNLISEVDGVERIRFTSPHPLHMDDKFLKEFSTNPKICKSMHMPLQSGSNEILKAMKRGYTKEWFLDRALKLREICPDVTISTDIIVAFPGESDRDFADTMSVVESIKFEQMFSFKYSSRPLTPAASMTNQVNSDIASNRLSTLQTRHTEILDEIVKAQNNSIHEVYFEELRANSSVAGRTFNNFLVQVDGSEELLGKIQKVKITDPKRMVLYGQII; encoded by the coding sequence TTGAGCGTTAAAAAGAAACTGTTTATAGAGACTTTAGGTTGCGCGATGAATGTTCGCGATAGTGAGCATATCATTGCTGAACTAAGCCAAAAAGAGAATTACGAAGTTACTAGTATTATTGAAGATGCTGATCTCATACTCATAAATACGTGTTCAGTTAGAGAAAAACCTGTTCATAAGCTTTTTAGTGAGGTTGGAACATACGAAAAAGCTAAGAAAAAAGGGGCGAAGATAGGAGTTTGTGGTTGCACTGCAAGTCACCTTGGAAGTGAAGTTTTTAAGCGCGCTCCATATGTAGATTTCGTTCTTGGTGCTAGAAATATATCTAAAATAACAACAGCGCTTCATACTCCAAAATTCGTAAGCGTAGATATAAATCACGATGAGAGCGAGTATGCTTTTGGAGATTTTCGCTCAAGTCCTTATAAAAGCTTTGTAAATATTATGATAGGTTGTGATAAAAAATGTACTTATTGCATTGTTCCACAAACTAGAGGCGATGAGATAAGCATTCCAAAAGATATCATTTTAAAAGAGGTGAAAAAAGCAGCTTCTTCTGGCGCAAAAGAGATATTTTTGCTTGGTCAAAATGTAAATAATTACGGTAAAAGATTTTCAGGAGTTCATGAGAAGATAGATTTTAGCGATCTTTTAAATTTAATAAGCGAAGTCGATGGCGTGGAGAGAATTCGTTTTACCAGTCCTCATCCGCTACACATGGATGATAAGTTTTTAAAAGAATTTAGCACAAATCCTAAAATTTGTAAATCCATGCATATGCCTTTGCAAAGCGGTTCAAATGAGATTTTAAAAGCTATGAAAAGAGGATATACAAAAGAGTGGTTTTTGGATCGCGCTTTAAAATTAAGAGAGATTTGCCCCGATGTTACTATTTCTACAGATATCATAGTAGCGTTTCCGGGTGAGAGCGATAGGGATTTTGCTGATACTATGAGTGTCGTAGAAAGCATTAAATTTGAACAGATGTTTTCATTTAAGTACTCATCTCGTCCGCTAACTCCTGCTGCAAGTATGACAAATCAAGTAAATAGCGATATAGCAAGCAATCGCTTAAGTACGCTTCAAACTAGACATACTGAAATTTTAGATGAGATCGTAAAAGCTCAAAATAACTCTATTCATGAGGTATATTTTGAAGAACTCAGAGCAAATAGTAGCGTAGCAGGTCGTACGTTTAATAACTTTTTGGTGCAAGTTGATGGTAGCGAAGAGCTGCTTGGAAAGATCCAAAAAGTAAAAATTACAGATCCAAAAAGAATGGTTTTATATGGGCAAATCATTTAA
- the pglC gene encoding N,N'-diacetylbacilliosaminyl-1-phosphate transferase (Pfam match to PF02397.12 Bac_transf) → MYRAVFKRFLDFVGALVLIFLTSPIMIWAYFAIKKRLGNPVIFTQNRPGLGEKVFQIYKFRTMSDAKDENGKLLSDELRLGEFGKKLRSLSIDELPQLFNVLKGDMSFIGPRPLLIQYLPLYNDEQKLRHTVRPGITGLAQVNGRNDISWAKKFEYDSYYAKNLSFLMDLKIAFLTVKKVIKKDGISKDGMVTTEEFNGNN, encoded by the coding sequence ATGTATAGAGCAGTTTTTAAACGTTTTTTGGATTTTGTTGGTGCTTTGGTTTTGATATTTTTAACGAGTCCTATTATGATATGGGCGTATTTTGCTATAAAAAAGCGTTTAGGAAATCCTGTAATTTTTACTCAAAACAGACCCGGACTGGGTGAAAAAGTATTTCAAATTTATAAATTTAGAACTATGAGCGATGCAAAAGATGAAAACGGCAAACTTCTAAGCGATGAGCTTCGTTTGGGTGAATTTGGTAAAAAATTAAGATCTCTTAGCATAGATGAGTTGCCGCAGCTTTTTAATGTTTTAAAAGGCGATATGAGTTTTATAGGACCAAGACCTTTGCTCATTCAGTATTTACCACTTTATAACGATGAACAAAAGCTTCGCCACACGGTAAGACCTGGTATAACAGGACTTGCTCAGGTAAATGGTAGAAACGATATTAGCTGGGCGAAAAAGTTTGAATACGATAGTTACTATGCTAAAAATTTAAGCTTTTTAATGGATTTAAAAATAGCATTTTTAACGGTTAAAAAAGTTATTAAAAAAGATGGTATAAGCAAAGATGGTATGGTTACTACTGAAGAGTTCAACGGAAATAATTAG
- the pglA gene encoding N,N'-diacetylbacillosaminyl-diphospho-undecaprenol alpha-1,3-N-acetylgalactosaminyltransferase (Pfam matches to PF00534.16 Glycos_transf_1, and to PF13477.2 Glyco_trans_4_2) encodes MKIGFLSHSDLSIYYFRAPIMRALKSRGHKVFAIVPNGKYINKISSEFQTIIYDLDKASLNPFRVLKDTNDLANILKPLNLDMIQTAAHKSNVFGTFAAKKAGIRHILNLVEGMGSFYTKNDIKTIVVRNVIEMLYKRAFSISDACIFVNDADPDYMLKKRVIDSSKVRRIKSVGIDASKFDPSIVSAQEFGGKKVVLMVGRALFDKGIREFYEAADLLSSRDDCKFVFVGDTYEGNASSASSLFLQNQNVTWIKWSDRIREILKGSYIYVLPSYKEGFPRTVLEAMSMEKACVVSGCDGCLEAVEDGVNGLICKVKDSKDLASKIETLLNNEHLTKKLGKNGRNLVLENYDEHIITKRYLEVYKEFIDV; translated from the coding sequence ATGAAAATAGGTTTTTTATCGCATTCGGATTTGAGTATTTATTATTTCAGAGCTCCTATAATGCGAGCTTTAAAAAGTAGAGGACACAAAGTTTTTGCTATTGTTCCAAATGGTAAATATATAAATAAAATAAGTAGTGAATTTCAAACCATAATTTATGATCTTGACAAAGCTAGTTTGAATCCTTTTAGAGTCTTAAAAGATACAAATGATCTTGCAAATATCTTAAAGCCTTTAAATTTAGATATGATCCAAACTGCAGCTCACAAATCAAATGTTTTTGGTACGTTTGCGGCTAAAAAAGCGGGTATCAGGCATATTTTAAATTTAGTAGAAGGAATGGGTAGCTTCTATACAAAAAACGATATCAAAACTATAGTCGTAAGAAACGTTATAGAAATGCTTTATAAACGTGCGTTTAGTATAAGTGACGCTTGTATATTTGTCAATGACGCCGATCCTGATTATATGTTAAAAAAAAGAGTTATAGACTCTTCAAAAGTAAGACGTATAAAAAGCGTAGGAATCGATGCTAGCAAATTTGATCCAAGTATAGTTAGCGCTCAAGAGTTTGGCGGAAAAAAAGTAGTTTTGATGGTTGGAAGAGCGCTTTTTGATAAAGGTATAAGAGAATTTTACGAAGCTGCTGATCTGCTTAGTAGTAGAGATGATTGCAAGTTTGTATTTGTAGGTGATACTTATGAAGGAAATGCTAGTAGCGCTAGTAGTTTGTTTTTGCAAAATCAAAATGTAACATGGATAAAATGGAGCGATAGGATAAGAGAGATTTTAAAAGGATCATATATCTATGTGCTACCTAGCTATAAAGAGGGATTTCCAAGAACTGTTTTAGAAGCTATGAGTATGGAAAAGGCTTGCGTGGTAAGCGGGTGCGATGGATGTTTGGAGGCTGTGGAAGATGGAGTAAATGGGCTGATTTGCAAAGTAAAAGATTCAAAAGATCTAGCTAGCAAGATAGAAACTCTTTTAAACAATGAACATCTTACAAAAAAGTTGGGAAAAAACGGTCGAAATTTAGTTTTAGAAAATTATGACGAACATATAATAACTAAGAGATATCTCGAAGTTTATAAGGAATTTATAGATGTATAG
- the nusA gene encoding transcription termination factor (Pfam matches to PF13184.2 KH_5, and to PF08529.7 NusA_N): protein MEKISDIIESIANEKGLNFEDVKERIIRAFVNAAKRLYGYECEYEASLDPNTKSIHLYQKILVVDDSDERLDEEHFISLKKAHELDTTLEIGDSLNYELNIDELGRTGAGILSREIEYHIQRLIEEKIYEKYNSKINTLVFGTVTRVDSEENTFVEIDEIRAVMSMKNRIKNEKFKVGNVVKAVIKSVRLDKKDGIKVELSRTSPKFLEALLKAEVPEIKDGGVIIQNSARIPGKKAKIALFSTTPNIDAVGATVGIKGVRINAVSSELNGENIDAIEYSSEPAIFVARALAPAIVSSVKIDDKKAIVSLVAEQKSKAIGVSGINIRLASMLSGFEIILHEIGAPTQEVSNEEGLKNLKALFGDM, encoded by the coding sequence ATGGAAAAAATTTCAGATATCATCGAATCTATAGCAAATGAAAAAGGCTTAAATTTTGAAGATGTAAAAGAGAGAATCATAAGAGCGTTCGTAAATGCGGCAAAAAGATTGTACGGATATGAGTGCGAGTATGAAGCTAGTCTTGATCCAAATACAAAATCTATACATTTATATCAAAAAATTTTAGTAGTAGATGATAGTGATGAGAGACTAGACGAAGAGCATTTCATCAGTCTTAAAAAAGCTCACGAACTAGACACTACACTTGAAATAGGCGATAGTTTAAATTATGAGCTAAACATTGATGAGTTAGGTAGAACCGGAGCTGGAATTCTATCTCGCGAGATAGAATATCATATTCAAAGATTGATTGAAGAAAAAATTTATGAAAAATATAATTCTAAAATAAACACGTTGGTATTTGGCACCGTCACAAGAGTCGATTCAGAAGAAAATACTTTTGTAGAGATCGATGAGATAAGAGCTGTTATGAGTATGAAAAATCGTATAAAAAATGAAAAATTCAAAGTAGGAAATGTAGTAAAAGCAGTTATAAAAAGTGTCCGTTTAGATAAAAAAGATGGTATAAAAGTAGAACTTTCGCGTACATCACCGAAATTTCTTGAAGCGCTTTTAAAAGCAGAAGTTCCAGAGATAAAAGATGGAGGCGTTATAATCCAAAATAGCGCTAGAATTCCTGGTAAAAAAGCAAAGATTGCACTATTTTCCACCACACCAAATATCGATGCAGTCGGAGCAACGGTCGGCATAAAAGGCGTTAGGATAAATGCTGTAAGCAGTGAATTAAACGGAGAAAACATAGACGCCATAGAGTATAGTAGTGAGCCAGCCATATTTGTAGCAAGAGCTCTAGCTCCTGCTATAGTAAGCTCAGTAAAAATAGACGATAAAAAAGCCATTGTTTCTTTAGTGGCGGAGCAAAAAAGCAAAGCTATCGGCGTTAGTGGTATAAATATAAGACTAGCAAGTATGTTAAGTGGATTTGAAATTATACTTCATGAGATCGGTGCTCCTACTCAAGAAGTAAGCAACGAAGAGGGTTTAAAAAATCTAAAAGCTCTTTTTGGAGATATGTAG
- the pglJ gene encoding N-acetylgalactosamine-N,N'-diacetylbacillosaminyl-diphospho-undecaprenol 4-alpha-N-acetylgalactosaminyltransferase (Pfam matches to PF00534.16 Glycos_transf_1, and to PF13477.2 Glyco_trans_4_2) produces MKKLSVFIYSMAGGGAERVVSNLLTELTNSYEVHLILMNDRMFYEIPKDVKIHYLENSKPFENGLWKLIKLPFLGLKYKNLCKNIGIDLHFVWMNRPCYIAGFARIFGDKKPLVLNECSTPSVLYKDSSLKSKISKFLLKKLYPKADFIYPNSIGNLNDLRDNFDIDPKKMRVLYNALNLDEIREKSRDLIDEKEPFFLSVGRLDSGKNHELLIRAYANLKNCDKNLLILGDGVLKEHLQGVIDELNLKNRVKLLGFDSNPYKYMSKCYAFVFVSLFEGFSNALIEALACSKLVISSDHKSGARELLGDDKWGVLVQVNDETATSKAMQKALDDPDWVKIYEKNAIIRASFFDKRKIADELIKDLEEIYEKLG; encoded by the coding sequence ATGAAAAAACTAAGTGTTTTTATATATTCTATGGCGGGCGGTGGAGCTGAAAGGGTTGTAAGCAACCTTTTGACTGAGCTTACAAACTCTTATGAGGTGCATTTAATCCTTATGAATGATAGGATGTTTTACGAGATTCCAAAAGATGTAAAAATTCATTATCTTGAAAACTCAAAGCCGTTTGAAAATGGACTTTGGAAACTTATAAAACTTCCGTTTTTGGGTCTAAAATACAAAAATCTTTGTAAAAATATTGGTATTGACTTGCATTTTGTTTGGATGAATAGACCTTGTTATATTGCTGGATTTGCTCGTATTTTCGGGGATAAAAAGCCGCTTGTATTAAATGAATGTTCAACTCCTAGCGTACTTTATAAAGACTCTAGTTTGAAGTCGAAAATAAGTAAATTTTTGCTTAAAAAACTCTATCCAAAAGCTGATTTTATCTATCCAAATAGCATTGGAAATTTAAATGATTTAAGAGATAACTTTGACATAGATCCAAAAAAAATGCGTGTTCTTTATAATGCTTTAAATTTAGATGAGATAAGAGAAAAAAGCAGAGATTTAATAGACGAAAAAGAGCCTTTTTTTCTAAGCGTAGGAAGGCTTGATAGCGGTAAAAATCACGAACTTTTGATAAGAGCTTATGCAAATTTAAAAAACTGTGATAAAAATCTTTTGATACTAGGAGATGGAGTCTTAAAAGAGCATTTGCAAGGCGTTATAGATGAGCTAAATTTAAAAAATAGAGTAAAGCTTTTAGGATTTGATAGTAATCCGTATAAATATATGTCAAAATGCTATGCTTTTGTTTTCGTGAGTCTTTTTGAGGGCTTTTCAAACGCTCTTATAGAGGCACTTGCTTGTTCTAAACTAGTTATTTCAAGTGATCATAAAAGCGGCGCAAGAGAACTTTTAGGTGATGATAAATGGGGAGTTTTGGTTCAGGTAAATGATGAAACTGCTACATCTAAGGCTATGCAAAAAGCTTTAGATGATCCAGACTGGGTGAAAATTTATGAAAAAAACGCTATCATAAGAGCTTCATTTTTTGATAAAAGAAAAATTGCAGATGAACTTATAAAAGATTTAGAGGAAATTTATGAAAAACTTGGGTAA
- the tilS gene encoding tRNA(Ile)-lysidine synthetase (Pfam match to PF01171.16 ATP_bind_3), translating into MQLLNLDSLHHKKCLLAFSYGTDSTALFHILNEQNIEFDCAFINYKTRTQSDEEEASAKELCLKFNKNIYIKIAPLNLENGSNFEKKARDIRHKFFDEICIKFNYDTLILAHQLNDCLEWLFMQLGKGSGTVQLCGLEPTNTKIAEFQNIKKQIRVIRPLINVSRNEIVSYLKQKNINYFTDISNFDFKFKRNFIRANFSDAFIEKFEKGVIKSFEFLRADRAALLGEFIYEDSEFFIIEKSINSINLIDLACKKLDILMSQNSRKQCLENDCVVSHKVCITSNETRYFVAPFIKQKMDKKFKEKCRVLRIPPLLRGYLSQNIHLMTLFETHKPLS; encoded by the coding sequence TTGCAACTCTTAAATTTAGATAGTTTGCATCATAAAAAGTGTTTGTTAGCATTTTCATATGGAACTGATAGCACCGCGCTTTTTCATATATTAAATGAGCAAAATATAGAATTTGACTGTGCATTTATAAATTATAAAACAAGAACTCAAAGCGATGAAGAAGAAGCTAGCGCAAAGGAGCTTTGCTTAAAATTTAATAAAAATATTTATATAAAAATAGCACCTTTAAATTTAGAAAACGGCTCAAATTTTGAAAAAAAAGCACGTGATATCAGACATAAATTTTTTGATGAAATTTGTATCAAATTTAACTATGACACGCTGATTTTAGCTCATCAGCTAAATGACTGCTTAGAGTGGCTATTTATGCAGCTTGGCAAAGGCTCTGGAACAGTGCAGTTATGCGGATTAGAACCTACAAATACAAAAATAGCCGAATTTCAAAATATCAAAAAACAAATTAGAGTCATAAGACCGCTGATAAACGTGAGTAGAAATGAGATCGTATCTTATTTAAAACAGAAAAATATCAACTACTTCACAGATATTTCAAATTTCGATTTTAAATTCAAAAGAAACTTTATAAGAGCAAATTTCAGCGATGCTTTTATAGAAAAATTTGAAAAAGGAGTTATAAAAAGCTTTGAGTTTTTAAGAGCAGATAGGGCTGCACTTTTAGGAGAGTTTATCTATGAAGACTCAGAGTTTTTTATCATAGAAAAAAGCATAAATTCTATAAATTTGATAGATTTGGCTTGTAAAAAATTAGATATTTTAATGAGTCAAAACTCAAGAAAACAGTGCTTAGAAAATGACTGCGTGGTATCTCATAAAGTGTGCATAACTTCTAATGAAACGCGATATTTTGTAGCTCCGTTTATAAAACAAAAAATGGATAAAAAGTTCAAAGAAAAGTGTAGAGTTTTACGCATTCCCCCACTACTTCGCGGATATCTGAGTCAAAATATACATCTTATGACTCTTTTTGAGACACATAAACCTTTATCTTAA
- the pglB gene encoding undecaprenyl-diphosphooligosaccharide--protein glycotransferase (Pfam match to PF02516.10 STT3), with amino-acid sequence MKNLGNFFMIFRSNTLFLIILAYIFSVICRFEWIYWASGYAEFFWNNQLMISTNDGYAYAEGARDMIAGFHQPNDLSFYGTPLSSMTYLLTQITPFSIETIMVYLSVFLGGLVVIPIILMAREIGEIKAGFIAALLASIANSYYNRTMAGYYDTDMLIISLPIFTFWGIVRLYTKRDLKSFLVIAFSMLIYSWWYPSSFSLNVAITLFFGLYTIIFDRKNILNYQAILFMILAISGAEYFIRAILILALFAFIKFKPNLINKKVMIALYAAVLLFFIYFGGLNPIWFQLKFYIFRSVSDSDGVMFKYFNVNQTIMESGMIDFKFFAQRISGDIFVFLIALIGYALLCFKYRIFLVTLPMIGLGFLSLKGGLRFTIYAVPMMAFGFGYALSWISKYIKIDKKYRKISLYTVTFFSFLPVILLVLLQIYEGIYLDEFKFLFPIFVVGYILFYFKFRREIATMVLFPLSLFALTPSLIHIYEYKPLTVFMNSEVKVLDRLKTIADPEDYVVAWWDYGYAIRYYSDTKTLIDGGKHLGRDNFAVSWALSRPFVSSANMARLEVEYTEKAFNQKFNSNLNEMLKDYNASDVNGFLTSLNDQNFTLPEKTRDIYYYLPDRMMGIFPVVTKFSRLDLVSAKEFRDAFFIVSTSFAQGSDGVVLSEGITISNDGTKISFNGKTFRVNSYIETKYDKNMNLEKQIHHIDDNGGFYVIYMVDYGRFLIMDKEMFDSTYIQLFVLENYEGSDYEPVILDPSAKVYKLKR; translated from the coding sequence ATGAAAAACTTGGGTAATTTTTTTATGATATTTAGATCAAATACTCTGTTTTTGATCATTTTAGCATATATTTTTAGCGTGATTTGTAGATTTGAGTGGATATACTGGGCGAGTGGTTACGCTGAGTTTTTTTGGAACAACCAACTTATGATAAGTACAAATGACGGATATGCTTACGCCGAGGGCGCTAGAGATATGATAGCTGGATTTCACCAGCCAAATGATCTTAGTTTTTATGGAACTCCGCTCTCTTCTATGACATATCTTTTGACCCAGATTACCCCATTTTCGATAGAAACAATTATGGTATATTTAAGCGTATTTTTAGGCGGTCTTGTGGTCATTCCTATCATACTTATGGCGCGTGAAATCGGTGAGATCAAAGCGGGATTTATCGCCGCGCTCCTTGCTAGCATAGCAAATAGTTATTACAATAGAACAATGGCTGGATATTATGATACTGATATGCTCATCATCTCGCTTCCTATTTTTACGTTTTGGGGTATTGTGAGATTATACACAAAGCGGGATTTGAAGTCGTTTTTGGTAATAGCGTTTTCTATGCTTATTTATAGCTGGTGGTATCCATCAAGCTTCTCTTTGAACGTGGCTATCACGTTGTTTTTTGGACTTTATACTATTATTTTTGATAGAAAAAATATCTTAAATTATCAAGCTATTTTATTTATGATTTTAGCTATTAGCGGGGCTGAGTATTTTATAAGGGCGATTTTGATTTTGGCTCTGTTTGCATTTATTAAATTTAAACCGAATTTGATAAATAAAAAAGTTATGATCGCTTTGTACGCTGCTGTTTTACTCTTTTTTATATATTTTGGTGGATTAAATCCTATCTGGTTTCAGCTTAAATTTTATATATTTAGAAGCGTTAGTGATAGCGATGGCGTTATGTTTAAGTATTTTAATGTCAATCAGACTATTATGGAGTCTGGAATGATAGATTTTAAATTTTTCGCTCAGAGGATAAGTGGTGATATTTTTGTATTTTTAATAGCGCTTATCGGATATGCTTTGCTTTGCTTTAAATATCGCATATTTTTAGTGACTCTACCTATGATCGGTCTTGGATTTTTGTCTTTAAAGGGTGGACTTAGATTTACCATTTACGCTGTGCCTATGATGGCTTTTGGATTTGGATATGCTTTGAGCTGGATTTCTAAATATATAAAAATAGATAAAAAATATAGAAAAATATCTCTATACACAGTAACTTTTTTTAGCTTTTTACCTGTTATTTTACTTGTTTTACTGCAAATTTATGAGGGAATATATTTAGATGAATTTAAGTTTTTATTTCCCATTTTTGTAGTTGGTTATATACTTTTTTACTTTAAATTTAGGCGTGAAATTGCTACTATGGTTCTATTTCCATTGAGTTTATTTGCTCTGACACCATCTCTTATACATATCTATGAGTACAAGCCTCTAACTGTATTTATGAATAGCGAAGTTAAAGTTTTAGATAGGTTAAAAACTATCGCAGATCCTGAGGACTATGTAGTGGCTTGGTGGGATTATGGTTACGCTATTCGCTATTATAGTGATACAAAGACTCTTATTGATGGTGGAAAGCATTTAGGTAGAGATAATTTTGCTGTTAGCTGGGCTCTTAGCAGACCTTTTGTCTCTTCTGCAAATATGGCAAGACTTGAGGTGGAATATACCGAAAAAGCATTTAATCAGAAATTTAATTCAAATTTAAATGAGATGTTAAAAGATTACAACGCTTCAGACGTGAATGGTTTTTTAACTAGTTTAAATGACCAAAACTTTACTCTTCCTGAAAAGACTAGAGATATTTACTACTATCTTCCAGATAGAATGATGGGTATTTTTCCTGTTGTGACTAAATTTTCTAGGTTGGATTTAGTAAGCGCTAAAGAGTTTAGAGACGCATTTTTCATCGTATCTACTTCATTTGCTCAAGGTAGCGATGGAGTCGTGCTAAGCGAAGGTATAACTATATCAAATGATGGAACAAAGATATCTTTTAATGGAAAAACATTTAGAGTAAATAGCTATATAGAGACAAAATATGATAAAAATATGAATTTAGAAAAACAAATTCATCATATAGATGATAATGGTGGATTTTACGTGATTTATATGGTGGATTATGGTAGATTTCTTATTATGGATAAAGAGATGTTTGATTCAACGTATATTCAGCTTTTTGTGCTTGAAAACTATGAAGGTTCGGACTATGAGCCTGTTATATTAGATCCAAGCGCTAAAGTATATAAATTAAAGAGATGA
- the pglD gene encoding UDP-4-amino-4,6-dideoxy-alpha-D-N-acetyl-D-glucosamine N-acetyltransferase encodes MKKIYIYGHSGHGKVVSEIAKLNGYDEIIFLDDASEFKFKKELPKYDMVIAIGNAKIRQKLQTMVLQSGFNVVNLIHPRASISQSAKFGKGIVVMANAVVNASAILEDGVIINSGAIVEHDCFIGEFAHICPGVSLAGNVSVGKCSQIGIGSCAVQGVKIKNEIMIGAGSVIVKDILIGDKAYGNPCKVVSK; translated from the coding sequence ATGAAAAAAATTTATATTTACGGTCATAGCGGACATGGTAAAGTAGTTTCTGAGATAGCAAAGTTAAATGGCTATGATGAGATCATTTTTTTAGATGACGCAAGTGAGTTTAAATTTAAAAAAGAACTTCCAAAGTATGATATGGTAATAGCCATAGGCAATGCTAAAATAAGACAAAAATTACAAACAATGGTTCTGCAAAGCGGGTTTAACGTAGTAAATTTAATCCATCCACGCGCTTCTATCTCTCAAAGTGCTAAATTTGGAAAAGGTATCGTGGTAATGGCAAACGCAGTGGTAAATGCGAGTGCTATATTAGAAGATGGAGTTATAATAAACTCAGGAGCTATAGTAGAACACGACTGTTTTATAGGTGAATTTGCTCATATATGCCCAGGAGTTTCTTTGGCTGGAAATGTAAGCGTAGGAAAATGTAGCCAGATAGGAATAGGAAGCTGCGCGGTGCAAGGCGTTAAGATAAAAAATGAGATTATGATAGGCGCAGGAAGCGTGATCGTAAAAGATATTTTAATCGGCGATAAAGCATACGGAAATCCGTGCAAAGTAGTTTCAAAGTAG